In Xiphophorus hellerii strain 12219 chromosome 4, Xiphophorus_hellerii-4.1, whole genome shotgun sequence, a single genomic region encodes these proteins:
- the traf6 gene encoding TNF receptor-associated factor 6, with amino-acid sequence MACCESNKGSLEEDSYDGPVGPLSECALLMQEKERESLLSPSESPGTLMNSSSSSLQNTAPLQGYDVEFDPPLESKYECPICLMALRNAIQTRCGHRFCKSCIEKSIRDAGQRCPVDNEMLSEDQLFPDNFAKREILSLTVRCPNSGCTDKMELRHLENHLAVCQFATVPCPQCQQPIRKGYLEEHKTVECQRRPMSCPDCVASFVFEDKELHEQQCPFASVRCQYCEMDLIRDQMESHCDIDCPKAPIACNFSMFGCKERMQRHDLAQHMQEFTQMHMRYMAESLRGLSLNGTSPKPLRTLGPSILAEDIGAAAPAAACGGLRGAVSCSISSAAPQPTDEMQRIREMDGRLVKQDHQLRELIILKETQAGQLAELRRRVSMLEETVKELEAQQCHGIFIWRLRGFSTLLRNQEAGMTVVEHSPGFYTGRPGYKLCLRLHLQTPNAPRCSNFISLFVHTMQGAFDGQLTWPLQGTIRLAILDQGPECQHHMEVMETKPDLQAFQKPVIARNPKGFGYVTFLHLQQLSQKAFLKDDTLLIRCEVTPRFDSTFHREGAAVQPRGPEASISKE; translated from the exons ATGGCTTGCTGTGAAAGCAATAAGGGGAGTTTGGAGGAGGACAGCTATGACGGACCAGTTGGACCTCTATCCGAATGTGCCTTGTTAATGCAGGAAAAAGAAAGGGAATCCCTTTTAAGCCCATCGGAGAGTCCTGGCACTTTAATGAACAGCTCATCTAGTAGTCTTCAGAACACTGCCCCACTTCAGGGTTATGATGTGGAATTTGACCCACCCCTTGAGAGTAAGTATGAGTGCCCAATCTGCCTGATGGCCTtaagaaatgccattcaaacaCGGTGTGGTCACCGATTCTGCAAGAGCTGCATTGAGAAGTCTATTCG TGATGCAGGACAGCGGTGCCCTGTGGACAATGAAATGCTGTCAGAAGACCAACTGTTTCCTGATAATTTTGCCAAAAGAGAGATTCTATCGCTAACTGTTCGTTGTCCAAACTCTGGCTGCACTGACAAAATGGAGCTCCGACATTTAGAG AATCATTTGGCTGTGTGTCAGTTTGCCACTGTGCCTTGTCCGCAGTGCCAGCAGCCTATAAGAAAGGGCTACCTAGAGGAGCACAAAACTGTTGAGTGCCAAAGAAGGCCCATGTCTTGCCCAGACTGTGTGGCATCCTTTGTTTTTGAGGATAAAGAG CTACATGAGCAGCAGTGCCCATTTGCCAGCGTGAGGTGCCAATACTGTGAGATGGATCTGATCAGAGACCAG ATGGAATCCCATTGTGATATAGATTGCCCAAAAGCCCCCATTGCCTGTAACTTTAGCATGTTTGGCTGTAAGGAGAGG ATGCAGCGACATGACCTGGCTCAGCACATGCAAGAGTTCACACAGATGCACATGCGTTACATGGCGGAGTCCTTGCGTGGCCTCAGTCTCAATGGCACGTCGCCCAAACCTCTCAGAACTCTAGGGCCGTCCATTTTGGCCGAGGATATTGGCGCTGCAGCACCAGCGGCAGCCTGCGGCGGGCTCAGAGGAGCTGTGAGCTGCAGCATCAGCTCCGCCGCACCCCAGCCCACCGATGAGATGCAGAGGATCAGAGAGATGGATGGGCGATTGGTGAAGCAGGATCACCAGCTGCGTGAGCTCATCATACTGAAAGAGACACAA GCAGGGCAGCTTGCGGAGCTGCGTCGTAGGGTCTCAATGCTGGAGGAAACCGTGAAGGAGCTGGAGGCCCAGCAGTGCCACGGCATCTTCATCTGGCGCCTCAGAGGTTTCTCTACCCTCCTGCGCAACCAAGAAGCAGGCATGACAGTGGTCGAGCACAGCCCTGGCTTCTACACAGGCCGTCCAGGCTACAAGTTATGTCTGCGCTTACACCTGCAGACGCCCAACGCCCCACGCTGCTCCAACTTCATCTCCCTTTTTGTCCACACTATGCAAGGAGCTTTTGACGGGCAGCTGACTTGGCCTCTTCAAGGAACGATCCGGCTTGCCATCTTAGACCAGGGACCCGAGTGTCAGCATCACATGGAGGTCATGGAGACAAAGCCAGACCTGCAAGCCTTCCAGAAACCTGTGATTGCACGCAATCCTAAAGGATTTGGCTACGTCACTTTTTTGCATCTGCAACAGCTGAGTCAGAAAGCTTTTTTGAAAGATGACACTCTGCTGATCCGCTGCGAGGTGACGCCACGCTTTGATAGCACGTTTCATCGGGAGGGC